A stretch of DNA from Pyxicephalus adspersus chromosome 5, UCB_Pads_2.0, whole genome shotgun sequence:
AGTTTTTTAGGGGCTAAGACACCccaaccctccccccccccagagGTGAATCTCTTCGACCCATTGGGCAGAGTGTGTCCCCGTATGTCAGTCGTAGAGGTGCCCCCCCGACTGCTAAGTAGTGCCGGCCTCTGCACATCTCCAGACACGGCTCACCAAACCCCCCGtgacctctggagggaccctggttgtgATTGGCTGACCTATGGCCTCCTAAGTGGTTCCATGGCAGCTGAATATTCACCTAGTGTGAATCTTCTGAACATGTCAGCAGAGCTCTATAAAACACCAAAGGTGGCACTGGTGTGTCCTGTCCGACTATGTAAGATTGGggagatttactaaaggagttcaggctgttcacttaccaaggtgaattctCACTCTTCAGGTAATAATTCACTTAGCCCAGTGAATGTagtaatattttttgcaaagaatacccaatcatgtgcaatgaaatttaaacaaacacatctttccttgcacatgattggatgattggagTCAGCAGatcttcacctcatttactaagagAAGTGAGAGAGAAAAGAATCTCCTGCAGGATGAGAATTCACCTTAGTGAGGTGAATCCCCTCCAACACATTTCAGGAGGTTTAGGCGCCCCTTCTTCAGGGCTCTCAGTGATTGTTCCGGTGTCAGGGAACCACAAGGAAACCATACAGGTCAGCTGGTATGTGAGCAGCATTTTTTGCTTCAATAAACCACCCCCATATGTCACgatacctagcaaaatgtgccgATATGTCACGATATGTCATGATAAATCACTGTCTACAACAAGGCACCAATATATCACAATAGGTCATGATAAATATGTGCCAAAGTGTCACGATGAGCAATATGCCTCTCTGATATGTCACAATATATTGTGATAATTCACAGTATGCAAATAGGCACCAATATATCACAACATGTCGCGATGCGTATCAATATGCCATGATATGTATCAGAATGTCACAATATATCATACCTTGCTAAATGTTCATCAGTATGTCACGATATGCCATGATTTGCCATATACAAAAATGATTATGTCACAATATGTCGTGATAAATCTGCTgtttctctctcccctccccaGGTGTAACACTCAGGACTACATTTGGCACAAGGGTCTCCGCTGCGAATCCATCATCACGGACTTCCAGGTGATGTGCGTGGCGGTCGGTACGGCCGCGCTGGtggtcctcctcctcttcatgaTGACCGTCTTCTTTGCCAAAAAACTTTATCTGCTCAAAACGGAGAACTACAAACTGCGCAAAAGGAAGTAAGTGGCCCCAACCACCaagttttctttcatttctaGACCCCCCGTCaggttatataataataaatattgtgtggGGAGATCCTCCGGTAGTTCCATCCAATCATCGATTAATCATCAGAAATCTCATTATGGGGACTGAGGCAGCGCCGATCTGTGGCTGCGGCCCAATCTGGGAATGGTTTTGTCTCCCTCATTCCATCAGTGTTATAgaagatacatttattattaataacaatggtCGACTCATTGACTGCAAAGTGctcaggtcctgtggctgcaaaacaagctcaAATAATTACTCCTCCATCACCAGGTTTCACAATTGGTATGATTGGTATTGTCACCTGAGCCTGTATTGTGATTGGCTGCAACCTAATCTTGGttcagctcagtggttagcactccggcctttgcagcgctgggtccgaggtttgaatctcggtcaggactctatctgcatggagtttgtaggttctccccgtgtctgtgtggttttcctccgagtactccggtttcctcccacattcccaaaacatgcagttaggttaattggcttcctccaagcattgaccctagactgtgttaaggacatatgactatggtagggacattagattgtgagctccgctgagggacagctggtcacatgactatggactttgtacagcgctgtgtaatatgttggcactatataaatactgtataataatattacagggtTCCAGGGTTTGTGATGTTTATCTCCATGTTATGCACGATTTTATTGTCCCAAATAATCCTCCTTgctattttctctctttttacctTTTGGCCAGTTACCCCTTGCTGAAGCTGCCTCTTCCAGGAACAGGCCCGGTGGAATATATTACCCCTGTAAAGGATTACTCTCCCCCTCCGGCTGAAGCAAACCCCAACCACCGAAGTGAGCGCCCAGATTGGGTAAGCAGTTATCACCCAGTGATTATTCTACTGCAGGATTCCCTATAGGTGGACAACCAGTGCAACATGCAGAGTGCCATCTGATGCCCCAGGAAGTGTGAGAGGGATCCGGGGTTCCTGGTGTGTTCATCCCATTTACcagacatttttaatatatacatagatacatagtaagtcaggttgaaaaaagtccatcaagttcaaccactagggactcaattatgaaatattttataggtgAATAGCGGTTTGGATGGCGATGGGTTGCAGAGTTCACTTGTTGTCTGCCTGTGATTGGCTCTGGGGGTccctggatggggggaggggggatagcCTTGTAGTGTTGGAGATGCTCAGTGGAGCGTTTTGTGCAGAGATGGCAGTTGCTAGGCAACCATAGTCAGGCTTCAGGCGGGAAGAAGGCCCGGGGATAACAATCACCGTTTGAGTGAACTGACCGGGCCTAATGCGCCGACATTTCCCTTTTCTAATGTAATTAACCTTTTTATGTCAGATTCCGAGATGTTTTGCGATCTGTTTGGCTGATTTTCTGGGGCAAATCTTTTAATGAacacaaaacatcatttttttccccttaacaaacctgacagattttttttgcctatttatttttctctttgtcaTATTTTAGACATTCCGGATTTGTAATGCAGCACAACATGCATACTGTGCGCTATAATGCGCTGCATTGCTAATCCAAGGTTCCAAATCCTTTGTTTTctcatggtattattattaatattttttttttttttttgtaaatcagtcGCAGTTTCTTCCTTGGAGATCCTGCCAATAACAACTTCTTGTTGCAGGCTGGTAACGATAAGCCACTGCGTAAAAAtgcagcagcgttgtcagccgGCCGGTTGGAGGCAATAAGTGTGTGACGGCTCTGAAAATTCTCCTCGCCTGGCTGTAATATTGATCTAAAGCAGGggagtcaaactcaaatacacagagggccaaaattaaaaacctagagTCAAGTctcgggccaaacttgaaactgaaatagcccCGCGACTAAAaatccctgcgtctataaaacagtccaatgcggggccacgcatacgcaagagagcccgctggtctatagacgcgagtgatgccgggaattgtactagaggcgggccagctgcaattcaaatttaggattcctttgggggccaaataaaGGACGTTgctggccagatttggcccgcaggccagagtttgatgCCTATGATCAAAAGGCAACAGATAATAAATATCCCTGATAACCACAATTGTTCCAGGATGGTGGAAATATCCAacctggaggactctgctccttcctctataactctcctctcctgaaatactctgcactgctggaggactctgctccttcctctataactctcctctcctgaaatactctgcgggaggactctgctccttcctctataactctcctctcctgaaatactctgcactgctgtaACTGGTCACTCATTATTTGGCGCTGTAGTGTAGCTCTCTCAGCTGACTCCGCCTTCTTACATTTTGCGTTTTTCTGGCTTAGCTTAGACCACGCCCCCTGATTTCACTTTTGCTGACACAGCGTAgatattcacaatttttttttctcattgactGCAGTAATTTTCGTTTCCgtcatgaaaatataaaatcaaagtgAAGGGAAATGTAAGTACAACGCAACTTTAGCTGCACCTGTTATGTTTTAGAGTTATGCTAGCTCCCCTCCCAATGCTCCTCGCCAGGTACAGGGGGTTCTCTTCTTCATTTCTTTCCTCTTAGACTGATTATTATTCCATtctttggatttattttgttattttcatttcattgaataatatttttttctgattcattTACTTTTCTGGTTCTGAAAACAATGTGGGGAAAGTAACAGAAGGAGGTCCCTGATTGGCTGCTCTGGGTAAGGATGAAATCTGATTGGATATTTGTTGGTGTACCTAATATAATGGCCAGTGAGTGTCACCCCTGGCAGGAAAAGTAGCCAAACAGAAATGATGTAGTGGTGGttgaataatattaattaatatatagcgccaacatattacgcagcgctgtacattaactaggggctgcaaatgacagacagatacagacagtgatacaggaggagaggagcctgtcccgaagagcttacaatctaggaggttgatGTAAGGTGGTAACTATTGATATCGGGGGAATATTGATCATTCACCTGATTCTTCTCTAATCAGTTTATGGCTGTCTGACCTCCTCTATCACTCCTCTGTACACAGGACCAGCATGCTTTGCACATGTGGATGGCTCAtcaataaatgttcatttataacACTTTGACctaaatacagaaagttttattatataaacctaaaaagaGATCCCTGAATATAAAATCTACGCTAAGCCGTGATATCTTCTCTGCAATGCTACACAACTGTCTGCCTTCAGGCTGTCTCTCTCTGATTGACACAGCAGGGAGGAGACGGGAAAAGCCGGAGTCACTCCCTTGATTTCTGTATAATATTCTCCTAATAATATAATCAATTCATAAACCTTCAATGTTCCCTTCAATGCCTTCTAGGTGAGGTCCATGAATCCTCCCGCAGGGCCCACATGACCAGCCAGTCCTGGGGGGGCAGCCATGACCGCACCCCGCTTATTTCATTGCTTCTTCCAGCTCACAATATTCTTCTGTCTTCCAGGAGGAGCCCAACGCTCCTCAGAAGGTCCAGGATCTGCCCAAGGCCTGCCTGAAGGATGAAGAACCCTTTAACATTCAGAACTCTCTCTCGCCCAAACACGAGTGCAGCAAAGGGGATCCGGACATTGTGGACGTCAACTGTGTCCTCAACAACCTGACATGAGGAAGAGGACGTGATGGAGGAACCTGGCGGGAGATGTGTGTGCCATCTTCTCTGAACTTCTGCAGTGCTGGAGGAGGTGGTGTGGGCACTGACCCCCTCCAGCACTGCCAGGGGTTTCTTGACTCATTACCACCCCTCTAATGTGCCCCCTACCCCTGGCATGCTTTGGTGTATTTTGTACAGCAGAAAGATGATCCCGTGTTATGGAGGTGATTATGGAGCACGTTTGGTGCACAGTGAATGGGCGGAGTTAGATTGCATCACCTGGTGTCTCTTGTGAGTGAATGTTACAATGAGGAAACATTTATGGGGTTTGGGTTCCGCGTGGGCGGGGCTATGCCcaatttggaaattattttcatCCAAAGAAATCAATGCAAAAGCAGCTCAGAAGGAGGTCACCTGCAAGTTAGAGGAGCTCCGTGTCTGATCCTAAATGCAAATTCACTTTCAGGCCACGGATCCTCCACCTGACTAGGGGTCCCGGCCAACAGCCATTGGCTAGTGTTCAGTCAGCTGATTTTCTTGGCAGGTGTCACACATTTGCAGGTGTCCCTCTCCCCTAGCAGAGGATTCCAGATAGAGAGGACCTGTCATGCCTACACTCAGAATTCCCGTCAGGACCCTTAATGTTCATCCTCAGGAGATTGGTGTCCCCAACTAGTAATGCATAAATATCAGACCACAAAAACCAATCGTCGATCCTCCAATCAGTGAACGCCTCATTCCTCAGTGCCACAATTTGAAATAATTGTCCCTACAAAGGAAAAACTGATCCAATGGGTTAACAGCGGGCGGAACATGTGACCTGGCCCAGGGGGCCTCCAGCCGTAACCCCGATGTCCCCTTGTCCTCCATGCCGCTGAGTCTTAAAGCCGTACACCCCCAGAATGAAATAGCTGAGATGTTTCGGTAGAGGCGGTAAGAAGCTCTCGGTAATCCGCGCCGTCCGGCGTCCTTACCTTACGGGAATGAAACATCTTAAGACTTATCTGGCTGTAATCGGCTTTTCCTGATCGGAGGTATAAATAACTGCTAATATGGGCACAGCGCGTTCCTGTAAGGTGAAAGAAACGCAGGGGGGGGGGCCGCGCCGGTATTCATGGCCGCTGTAAATCATGACCAGAGGAGGAGCCGGCTCGTGATTGGCTGCTGACAGGAAGTCCATTTGgtaacaatgtttcttttttgaattagTGATCAGTGATTGGCCAGCAGTGGCCCCATAGTTTGGCTGGGGGTCGTTAggataaaaacctaataaatgttTCCTCTTTGTGATTTGCAGAGCGGCCGCTCCCAGAATTTGCCCCACGAATGGCGGTAGAGAAGGCTGCTCGATGCCCGCCGCTCGCTGCCCCTCCCCCTGTAAGAGAAGTAGACAAGCATTAGACATGTGATGCGTGTTGTTTGCGTGTGTGCCCCGCGTGTTTCTGTTTCCGCTCCGGCCACGTTGCCCTTGTTCTACCGCGATGTGTGATTTCTTATAAGACAACCAACGATGAATAAACCTTCGCTGCGCGCAGctgaatttttttgtactttcacccgaatttttttggaaatactgtaaaaaaataacaggagaatctgaataaaaaagtttttaaacttaaCAAACGTCTccgctttattattaaaaaacctGAAAGGCCTCACCTGGTGTGGGCAATATAGATTTGTACCTTTAGGGGGCGCCCATGTGTCCCGCGGGGGGCGGGGTGATTATACATCTGAACCTGAGATTTCATTGGCTGTCACTATAATGTCAGAGCTGACCGAGGATTGGCATGACCTCATTATTACAATGTATGTCAGAATGAACACGCAGCATGTAATCTGATCCTATAgcagctcactgctgccccctatGTCCATTTCTCCTCACTGTATTACACGGGGCTCTGGAGTAACACGAAGTGATTGGCCAGCCTATTGTGCTAATAAACACTGAAAAGGTAATGATGAGGAATTTAGGTTAAAGGTGAAATTCTGGCACTGATCGCACCTAATGCCCCACCTCTGAACAAAGTCTTCTTCCCTCTAATGCTCCACCCCTGAACAAATCCTCTGGTCTCTAATGCCCCACCTCAGAACAAAGTCTTCTGCCCCCTAATGCCCCACCCCTGAACAAAGTCTGCCACCAAATGCCCCACCTCTGAACAAAGTCTTTTTCCCTCCAATTCCCCAACCCTGAACAAAGTATTTTGCTTCCTAATGCCCTGCCCCTGAACAGTCTTCTTACTCCTAAAACCCCACCCCTGAACAAAGTCTTCTGCCTAATGTCCCACCCCTGAACAAAGTTTTTGCCTCCTAATGCCCTCCTAATGCTCCTAAGCCCCCAaacaccccctttttttctccccaatATTCTACCCCCAACCCTTTTGCCCCGGTACAAAGTCCTCTGTCTTACCCCAAACATGATTCCTCCCCTCCCCCGATGTCCTGATATATTTTTGTGCCCCCCTAGGCCGCAGCCTGCGCTGCCTATCCCTGGGTGTGATGCAGGTAAGTAGTCGTTGTTCTCGGCTGTTCCAGGGGGATTCTGGGAAATGCGCTCAGCTCTGCGCTCGCAGTAACGGGGCCGCTCTTTGCATTAATTTGTCTGTTTCAAGGTCGGACGGATGCTGGGTTGCCATAGCGACCGCAGGGAGATGCGAATCAATGCGCAGCTGGAGATGCTGGCAGACGTTTCGTGTCCCCGTGTCAGATGTGTGGAATTTGTGTCAGGATCACAGGACCGCCCAACCAGAGCCGCGCCATAACATGACAGGACGACCCCCACCGCCCCGCCAACGCTGACACTGCAGATAATTAGCGCCAATCTGCAGAAATACAACCTGACGAGACAAATTCCCCGACACGGCACCATTCCCGGGTATTTATAAAATCTGCACCGGGGGCCGAAAAATGCTGGACGCCCAATAGGATACAGCGATGGGTGTGAAGGAGTAATTCGCTATTTCTGACCGCCAGCCAATCACATTAAAGGCAATCATCAGACGCCAATCCCAATCAGAATAAAGATGGCCGCACACGGTGCAATCTGCGATCACCTGATTGGCTGCCCCCACGTACGTACATATTGATTGGTGATCTATAGGAGggatatgaatatattatatctAATGGAGGTTTAGtgcagaactacaaatcccagcatttcCTGACGCATTCAAAGGCCTTAAAACTGAGGGTGAGCTCTCATTGGCCAGCTGACCATCTAtcacagtgacatcacagagcaGGCTCCCCATTGGCTGCTCGTATTATATAACAATTGCAGAATCTCCTCGTATTGAAGGAATCCTTAAACCCAAAGGGGCCCCAAAATCCAACCAGGTCAGCTGATGTATGAGCGGTCATATTGTCCAAACTCCGCCCCCTGTAGTCTGATCCTCAGGGGCGGGATATAAGCATTGGCTGTGTCAGTAGGAGGGGGATGGggtccccaggacaggaagttggGCGTTCTGTATAGATGggtgtcatcatgacatcatcagAAGATCCCCTGGGGCCCTCTGAAAGTTCTGGATGTCTGGGAAGAGATTTATAAAGATTGACAAATGATCAGAACTGATTCACTCCACTGACAGGAGAGGAATCTACAACTGCTGATGTCACATGACTGATACTATGGCCAGGATTGGTCAGACCAGCAAACTCACCCCAAGAGCTGACTATCCAATGCCATAAGAGTCAGATGGGACGGTTGGGGATCAGAGCGCATCTACAATCAGGAGATTCACCAATCAGAAGATTCACCAAAAAATGAGAGGGCCAAGAAGAACAACAGAGCCCAGCCAGCCATGGCCACACAGACAGACCAGGCCTGGGACCGACCAATCAGAATTGGAGATGTCTGGCCACAGTCACCCGAGACAACCAAAGACAGCAGGAAATTCTtaataccaactgtgaagcatggtggtggaaatggTTTGGAGTCGCTTTGCTGCTTCAGGGTCTGAGTGAGCTGGAGGAGAATGTGAGGAGTTCTGTGTGAATGATGGAAGGGAAACACAATAAAGGTCCAAAATATTAGAAAAGAGAGCTCAGGGGTCACCAGAGGGGTCAGTGCTGAGCTTGTGACTCATTGTGGCCAATCTTGTATCGGTTGTCCCCAACTACAGAGAAGCCCACAGCTGTCTATATTTAGAGtggatcctgccagaaatccagagaCTTCCTGTGCTGATCCAATAAATTGCTTCCAGCTCTCCCTCTATAATATGTAGATGAGGATAGCGGGAGGTGTCCTGTAGTCCTAAGGATAGGGGGAGGTGTCCTGTGGTCCTGAGGATAGGGGGAGGTGTCCTGTGGTCCCGAGGATAGAGGGAGGTGTCCTGTAGTCCTAAAGATAGGGGGAGGTGTCCTGTAGTCCTAAGGATAGGGGGAGGTGTCCTGTGGTCCTGAGGATAGGGGGAGGTGTCCTGTAGTCCTAAGGATAGGGGAGGATAGGGGGAGGTGTCCTGTGGTCCTGAGGATAGGGGGAGGTGTCCTGTAGTCCTAAGGATAGGGGGAGGTGTCCTGTGGTCCTGAGGATAGGGGGAGGTGTCCTGTAGTCCTGGGGATAGAGGGAGGTGTCCTGCAGTCCTGAAGATAGGGGGAGGTGTCCTGTAGTCCTGTCCAGGGGTGACAACGTTTCCCTATAGATAGAGGaatccccagtggggacacagacaacaaataaaaGCCAGGTCAGGGTTCAGATCCTTCCACAATctattcaaaaactaaaaaccttACACACATAGGGGAGACCTCTGGTCCTCATTGGGCCCCTGGGGTTTGGGGGCAATCAGCACCTTAAGGTGTCACCGGCCCAATGACTTTCCTCTCCGGAGCCCCTCTTTACCCCCGCCATCCCCTCATCTTCTCCACACAGCAGTGACCCCAGACAACCCGCATCCCCCGTACTCCCTGCAGAGGTGTCGCCGCCCTCCTGTCACTTCCAGGAGTTACAACAAAGTGTGAGAAGGAATTTGGGGACACAATTTCATCATTCAAAGTCCATCAGGCGGtgacaacacaaaaacataattgggAGATGGGGACAAAGCggtgtcaccctataacaggaagtggctgaacaaGGACTTTTGTGGCAGGATCACCCGGGGTCAATGATTCCATAGAGTGTGATGGGGGAAGGGTCAGCGGTGGGGGTCACGTGCCATGGAATTGGGGACACATAGCCCCGGCCATACAGTTGGATCAGATTTTGGAAATACTTTCTGCCCGAATGCCATCCCAGTCACAGTAGTTTTCTGGGTTTCTCgataagcatgcagccagtgaagtcccTGAATCCGCAGGACCAGCAGCGTAACTCAGCTTCTCCTCTCCACGTCCTCTGTCTCCCCCTGGCGGCAGCACAGCGGCTGCCAATCACAACATGGCGCCACAGGAAGTCCATCCCCCTTGTCATTTGTAGCCGGAAGTGGAGAACACGTTCCCGGTCAAGATGTTTCCGGAGCTGCAGAATGTCCTAAACCTGGAGCGGGTGAGAGAGCAGCGCCCGGAGGGGGGCGGGGTTAGTTTATCCCTAAGGAAGGACATGTGACAGAGGGGCGGGGCTTCTCATATTACCACAAGGGGCTCATTAGGAGCATTCTCCccctctgattggttgctgtggtttAGCTTACCCCCAATGAGGTTTTGGGGGTGATTTGCTCCTGCACATTGAGGCCCCACCCACAGTTAAATCTGATTGCTTGCTTTGCTTGGTGAAGGCTTCCTTTAGAAAAAAGGCAGCGCAGTCAGCATCTGTCTGAACAGACCATATGGGGGATGGGAAGGCAAGACATGAAAGATATCGGGGAGTATTGATCAGCCACCCCCACGTCAGACATTGGGGTCACCGCCTGATCTATaacagatcaatgaatgaccaatgAGAGATCTGCATTGGATTGGACAGCGATCTGTCAATGTGGAGAGGTCGGTAGGTTGGTCAGAGAATTTCTGCTTCTCTGGGTTTCCATTATTCTGACCGCTCAGCTGCTTCTCCCCAACATTTCATCCGACATCTTCTGCATTTTAGGGGCAATTTATTCTGATCAGTGATTGGAAGACGGACGGCAGCTTCCTGATCCATCATTTCCTGTCCTACTACCTGAAAGGTGAGCTACgctacagtatatgtcagagctaaataactGTATAATAGGTGTGTGActggggggggacattagagtgtcagctcctctgtacagagactgatgggactggctcagtgtacTGACCCCAGTCTGGGTGGGTCCAGGTGATCTGCTCCTGGACTCGTTGTACAGCGCTCCATTGTAGGTCAGTGATTTATTTAAAGTCCCCTCCCACCCTGTGATGTCACTGTAACTTCAAAGCCGCCATCTTTAATTTGGGCAGAACTGGCGATTCCCATCCCCCGCTGTGAtcaatatgttggtgcttaatATAACGCTCGCTCTCTTTTTCCCGTTTTTTCTCTCGGCAGGGGGTGAATCTGGCCGGTGCCCGGGATCAGGGTCAGTTGGTTTTCCTGGAGGGACTGAGATCTTACAGCAACCTTTTATTTTCTGAGACCCCAGAGGTGaattcccagaatcctttgcagtTCCTGAGGTCAGTGATGGTCGCTCCTGGTTCTGCTCTTCACCTTGTTgttggattctgattggttgttgcagCAACCACATCCTCCACTCACAATGGAATTTCTCTTCCAGGGCCGGCACCGACCTCAAGCCGCTCTATGATTTCATTTTCGCTGCTCTGGCCCCCTCTGCAGGTGAGGATTGGACTGGCCCTGCGCTGATTGTGGATGATGTCAGCTTGCTGCTCAGTTTGGGAGTCTCTCCGCTGCAAATCCTGGACTTCACACACTACTGCAGAGCTGGCGTGCGGCACGAGCTCCAGGTGCGCCCCCAGTTTACCGAGGGATGGACATAACACGCGTGTTGTATGTAGATTACTCGGTGCTAGGATGGCGTGTGCATCATGTGACCCACAAGAACCTCTGCAGGATGTGGCCCCCTACTAGGGGGCCCCTATCACTAGTTTCCTGCCCCCCATGCTCACCTGCCTTGGCATTGGTGACCCCGGGCACCTGGACAGCAGGTCAGCCATTGCAGCTCCCCAGGCTGGGTTATGGCTTCAGTGCAGCCACTTCCTGGGTTGTTGTCCCCATCAGCAACCTTGGAACATAGGGGGAGGAGACAGCTGTGGAGGGGTCAGGGGGGATTATACCCCACTGTAGGGGTTGGGGGAGGGGTAATATATCACCTGTGTGGGGCAGATACAACTTCATGGACTGCTATCAGTAATGCTATCAGTGGTAATGAAGTGTATGGGGGAGGGGTACCTCCTTCTAAATAAGCTATGGGGTCCATAGATGGGAATCCCTGACTCTCCCTTCTCAGTGTCCCCGAATCTTTTATATTGACAGTTGATGTATCATGTGACCTTTGTTAGGTTCTGGGAGTTTTTTGCCCCCTGGTTGCTGTCTATCTGCCCCGGGTGGGAAAGGTTGGGTTCTGTTCTGGTGTAACATATTTCAGGCATGTGGGGGGGGTCACAGTGGGGACACAGGAATTTGATGATTTCTGGCTCTTCCAGGGGGACGTTGTGTGTTTGGTGCGCAGAGATGAGGACGATGAGGATGCGGAGTTCCTGCTGAGGTCGTTGTGTCACCAGAGCGGCCTCGTCCTTCAGGCTGAGGGGCTGACAACCGGATTCTGCAGAGACGTCCATGGCCAGGTGAGCCGGATCCGATACAGATCAATTCAAAGGACTGACTGGAGGGAAATGGGGCCACTCTGGAAGCCCCTCCCCCCACTCAGGGGACATGCCTGGGGAACGCTATGACAACAGATACAGGGAGGAGCGCTCATGGAGGGTGATGGCACCGGGCACAACAATAAATTCTGCAGAGGTGGAGCAACTTCCcatgaaatgtattgatttttttgattCTCATTCCTCCTGGGAAGCGCGGCATGTATCTGGGGCAT
This window harbors:
- the ELP6 gene encoding LOW QUALITY PROTEIN: elongator complex protein 6 (The sequence of the model RefSeq protein was modified relative to this genomic sequence to represent the inferred CDS: substituted 1 base at 1 genomic stop codon) — translated: MFPELQNVLNLERGQFILISDWKTDGSFLIHHFLSYYLKGELRICWCLIXRSLSFSRFFSRQGVNLAGARDQGQLVFLEGLRSYSNLLFSETPEVNSQNPLQFLRAGTDLKPLYDFIFAALAPSAGEDWTGPALIVDDVSLLLSLGVSPLQILDFTHYCRAGVRHELQGDVVCLVRRDEDDEDAEFLLRSLCHQSGLVLQAEGLTTGFCRDVHGQVSRIRYRSIQRTDWREMGPLWKPLPPLRGHAWGTL